One part of the Drosophila kikkawai strain 14028-0561.14 chromosome 4, DkikHiC1v2, whole genome shotgun sequence genome encodes these proteins:
- the LOC138929055 gene encoding GIGYF family protein Gyf-like has translation MVLQGMCKPAPAITPSSNDNTDNKNKQKKIKKIKMTRMDARSILGFSVTAAEGRINVGVRDYVDGP, from the exons atggtactgcagggCATGTGCAAGCCAGCGCCAGCTATAACTCCATCTTCAAATGATAATACTGATAATAAG AACAAACAGAAGAAAATCAAGAAGATCAAAATGACGAGAATGGATGCTCGGAGCATTCTTGGATTTTCAGTTACAGCCGCCGAAGGTCGTATTAATGTCGGTGTTCGAGATTATGTTGATGGACCATAA